From the Papaver somniferum cultivar HN1 chromosome 2, ASM357369v1, whole genome shotgun sequence genome, the window AGAGATTTAAAGAGTTTTAACATAGCTCTTTTGGCAAGATCATCTTGGAGATTATGCAAACAAGAGAGTCAACTATGGGCAAAAGATTTAAAAGTAAAACATTTCCCTAATACTTCACTTCTTCATGCACATGAAAAGAAGAATGCCACTTGGGCTTGGAAGAGGTTATACATCATCATTGCTTTCTTTATAGATTGTAGTTTCTGGCAGGTTGGGAATGGTAAAAAAATCCATATTTGGTTGGATAAATGGGCTACAGGGGTTGAAGAACAAGTTACTCTAACTGCTGACACCAATCTCAATATACAAGACTTTAATCTGGTTTCTGATCTAATTGATTAAGATACAAAATATTGGAAAGTAGGGATAGTTCATGCTTTGTTCCAGCCagaaatagcaaacaaaataatGCAAATCAGAATCCCTCAACAGTCAGAAGACAATTTGGTCTATACTTTAACAAACAATGGTTTGTTCAGTGTAAAATCTGCATACAACAAACTAATGGAGCTCAAACTCAGTTCATTGCATGATTATGGGGTAGAGAAGCAAATATGGCAGAGATTGTGGAAACTAAAAACTGCTGCAAAAATCAAGTTATTTCTATGGAAGTGTCTCACTGATTTTGTATCCAACAGTGAAAGACTTAAGAGGAATACTGGTGGGGAAGTGTCATACTGTCATTTCTGCCAGCAAGATTGGGAGACAACTGAGCACCTGCTGATGAGTTGTTCCTTCACAAAAACAGTCCTTACTTCTGTTCCTAATGGTCTGAATTCCATGAATGGAATAAATGCGATCCAAGATTGGGTCATTAGGTGGTTTAAATCTTATGAACCTACTAATGAAGATTGGATTATACAGATATCATGTTATTTATGAGAAGTTTGGAAGGAAAGCTGCAGTGcagtttttcaaaagaagaaaccaaactcAATTTCATACATCAGAAGAGCCCAATGTCTAGAACAATTTATCAGGACTGACAATGCACAACCTAGAGTAGTTAACTCAACAATTCCATTGCCAAGAAAAAGTCATTGGCAACCCCCAGCTGCACCTTTTGTTACTATTAATTTTGATGTTTCTTTTAAATTATTATCTAAAGACTGTGGCATAGGACTAATTATGAGAAATTTTGCAGGGGGCATTAATGATCAAAGTGCATCTACAGGAAACTTGAATGCAGAGGAAGCATAATGCATTGCTGCTTTGGAGGCGGTACGATGGGCAATGAGTCAACAGCTGGAGTATGTGATTCTAGAAATTGATTCATCAAATGTTGCTGCTGCAATCAATGGAGACAATGCAATAGTATGCTGGGAAAATCTATCAATTATTTATGA encodes:
- the LOC113351780 gene encoding uncharacterized protein LOC113351780; this encodes MKNRLHRWNDKLVNQSGRTTLVKHVLNAIQVHQMSTFKFPDKSIEELERVQRQFWLNKTTRNGIVITAWRNLCRDKDSGGLGFRDLKSFNIALLARSSWRLCKQESQLWAKDLKVKHFPNTSLLHAHEKKNATWAWKRLYIIIAFFIDCSFWQVGNGKKIHIWLDKWATGVEEQVTLTADTNLNIQDFNLVSDLID